TCTTCTAATGATTATTTTTGGCTTacataaatatagatttttattcTAATTACTAATGTTAAGCGTTACATTAACAAACCATGACCTTTCTATCTGCCATTTATTTTTCACCCTGATAGAACCCTATTTGTTCAGTACTTGTTCATGCATTTTAGTACTGAGGTTCTAGCCAGAGGTGTTATTACTCAAAACAGAGCTAGCCCTGATCTGGTAATAGAATAATCTTTTTTAGTTAATTGTGTGGAAATTAACCCCAGTAAACGGTCAAACTTAATCGGTGGTAATGATGTAGATTTCAACTAATGTGAATgccattattttttgttttttacattgctttaccttttttttattattactgcagttttcaaacataataataataataagaagaagaagaagaagaatcccAAAATATTATACAAGTTGAAGAAAAAATTGTGAAGCATGTATAATTTAGCATGTTTACtacatatttaaacacacattctcaaaatattaataaaagcaAGGttacaaatgacattttttgaTATGAGTAAAGTGTAGACTCTTTAGGTCCTTAGTGCTCACAGAACTGAAGTGATCTCACACATGACAGCTTCACAGTTCCACGCTTGCGATTACCTTTGTTTGTAAATGGCACACTGAGATTTGAGAACTGACAGAGATGtgcagtttttttaaatgttcacaTAAACTAATCTCTTTAAGACTGTTATGTATCTCTGTATCATGACGGCACACAACGCCAGTCTACCCTAAGTAAAGTCAAGCAGTTCAGCTTAGCAACCACATTTCTAGAACTCTGCCTGGAGCAGTAAATGTGGTATCACCCAACATGTTCAGTTATGTTCATGTAtaggattattatttattgcttttattcatttgaaattAATCTGTAATTGAAATTTTCTATAAACCCTCAGTAAATGAGCTTTTACTGTGGTAACTCTATCAACCATCTTCAGACACAAGCGTAACAAAGACCATGCTCATACACTCAATAGAGCACCATTAACCATAATTAACACTGAACAATTATCTTCAAGTTCGATGTAGTGGATAAGACAGAAACTTTTTCCAAGTCTAGGAATTCAATGAAGGGATGTGTTTCTTCATTATATATTGTAAATGTTAAAGGCCTGTTAactttattcatattaaatgtGCTGGATTTATCTGTCTCTAATCTGTAAAAGGATAGCCCACTGTCACAAGTACAGAAGTATAGCGCAAGGGGCTCAACGTAAACCTTTGTGTCTTCCTACTTATTTTAAATAGTGTTAATAAAAATTCTGTTCTGTGGACCACCAGAACTGCACAATGTGGATAAGAAACTGACGAGACCTCTTCAAGTTTGCCTTGTGTTTAATCAAATTATATGTCTTTAAACTGACAATATTTAATACAGTGAACAGTTTaattcatatatatacagtatatataatgtgtgtttctctgtcttaCAAATTGAGGGCCTAACATTGCTTTAACTACACAATAGGTTTTCAATAGCaagtcatttattaaataatcaagATTATTACTttgtattactttattttttattactttacatTACTATCATGCAACCTTTTCATGAACCTTACTTAATTTATCTGGCTAAGCTACATGCTATAACTTGTGTACCCAAGTCAATTTACATTTTAGTGGTGATGGAACATGGAGTTACTTAAGCAATTTATCCAAAATTATCTCTCATTTTATTGCGAGTACTGAATTGCCTTCAAATAGTTCAGCATTTGTAATAAGgaatttttttgggttttttcctCAGGTCTAAAGAAACAGAGGAAACACCAGCAAAAGAAATTCAAGTTTTAGTAGGTAAAGAGGAGAAAGTTGTTTCTGGTGTCACTAAGCATACAACCTGCGCTGATCTGGTGCAGGCTCTACTGAAGGACCATAAGACCATACCAGAAAGTAAAAGAGTCCTACATGGAGAGCCAAAAGAGTTCTGTCTTCTGGAGCGGTGGAAAGGTTTTGAAAGGGCTCTGCCTCCCCTCACACGTATCCTCCGCTTGTGGAATGCATGGGGTGATGAGAGACCCTTCATACAGTTTGTCTTAGTGAAGACTAGTGAGTTTGTACCTAAAAGGTCTTCAAAGTGTAAGGGGTTTAGGTCTAAAAGATGGGAGCAGGGTCCAACGCAGTATGCCAGGAACGTTCCTGTGGAGCGGCAGAAACGAATGGTGAAGAAGGCCTTCCGCAAACTGGAGAAAATGCAGAGGGCAGGAAGTTCAGATGGTTCAGAGGAAATTGACAAAATGGTACAACTTATCATTTCCCAGGATTACACCATCCGGCAGCAGCTTAACAAGATACGGGAACTGGACCTGGAGCTCCAGCTTGTGGATCAGCAGCTAAAAGAAAGCTCTCTCCATGATTCCAAGATCTCTGAGAGAGCCAGCAGCCCAATGCTTTCCTTGTCTATATTCCAGTGCGAGGACCAATTGCAGGAATACCTGTATACTAGTGATGGTATTGCACAACTGGATCAACAGGTGCTCAGACATAAGGAACTCATCGATGAGCTTTCTAGAGATATTGACCTGGAACTGAGGAAAGCTGTTTGCACATTGGACTCTGAGGAACTTGAGGGGGCAACAGCTGTAAATCCTGCTTTGGAGTTTGACTCCATCTATGCCCTGTCCTCTGCAGAATCTTTAGAGATGGATAAATTGCAGAGTGAGTTGGAGGCAAGTATGAGAGCAGGAATTtccctccacacacagacacaggaccTTGAAATGGAGCTTCAGCAGAACACAACATTGTTGCAATCCAGGAACCAGGAGTACCAGCACCTTATTGCCCAGCTGACTGCATTGCAGCTGGAGGATTGTGCTGAGCCACCTAACTCTGCTTACCTGAAGAGCCCAGCCTGGCCTGGTGCCTCTCAGAAGACCACAGTGACACTTAGACAGAAGCTTTCACCTAGTGAtgtgacagacacagactcagacactggAATAAGCTCCACTCATAGTCAGGACTCTCTGTCCCCTTGCATGGACAGTCTGCCCCCATTGGACACTGATGTCTAAATAATGGACGAGCAAATATAAAGTACATTGCCCACTTTATCAGCTGGACTTGATGAGTAGGTGTTCTCAAGGAGGCTCTTCATAATTAGGCTCTTTCCTGCAAGCTCTTTATAATCAGGGTCTTGTTCAAACAACAAAAGTGGTTAAAATTGTGATGCATTAATATCAATGCCAGtgaaaaatctgtatttttaattatgCGCTCAAATAGTCTAGCTATCAAACAGGCACCATTTACAGTATAGACATAAATCTCTTGTGTAAGCTGATAGTGGACTATAGTGGACATAATCAGCATCTCAATCAgcactaattaaaaaaaaaagtatcagcTATGACTTTTAGATTTGCTCACAGAGATCTATGTGTTAActtgtatataatttattattttctcttgGCTTGGTCTGATCTCATGTGTCTATGAACAGAGAACTTTTCTAAGATCTTGCCCATACAGAAACAAAGCTTTTTGTGACACCTTAAGAAGACTGGACATGATGTAAGTGATATAAgccacactatacactgtatggCCACATgcttgtggacacctgactgtcacacccatatgtggttcttccagAACGTTTGAACAACACAATTATATGAGATGTCTTTGTGTGCTGTACCATTACAatctcttcactggaactacgGGGTCCATTTCAAATGTTCCATTTAAACAAAATGCTAAATTTTCACagttctgtcttttttgtatatATCTTATTTATAAAGAATGTAAGTATTTAAtgtatagatataaaaaaattaaacaaaataagctaataattaaaagtattgttttatattaaaacataCCACAGAATTTGTATTTGTCTTAAACTTTCAAAAATTCGTTGTTGATTCACAGTATAAACGTTTCCACATCATGTAGCCTGATTCATAAAGCTATGATATGAATTAATACTTATTTGTACAGCAGACAATGTGAAAAACATATCATTTTAAATTGCTTAGAaaaagagtttatttattacatacattttGATCACCCAATATTTCACTGATTCattatgtatttttacattGACGAGGTTAAATTTATGTACCTGTCAAATTACCAGTAAAAATCTTGGTGGATGACCCCCTTTCATAAGCTTACAACTATTTTCCcaataaaatcacacagtaAAATTGTGTAAATCTTCCTTTTTAGAATATGCACTATTCTGTATCATCACAGCCTCTGTGGAAACAAAACAGCACATGCCGCAGGAATGCAGCTTGACTCGGGTGTAATGATGGGGTAAGAGAGGAATTCTAATAGAATCCCCTCTGTACACCTCTTCAGTCCTGGCCAGGAAAGAGATATTCGAGCTGTTTGGCATGAAGCAATTCCCtcattgtctttgtctttgAATGCGCAACAGGCCAAAGCAATCTCATTAAAGTGCTGTTTTGTTGCCATGTAATGTAATCTTCTCCTGCCCCCTCACATAGGGACATGTTCTTTGGTTTTCATGTACAATGTCTTGTCATAATAGGGGTGTTACAGTGTGAATCAGAGCACATCAAGATAATTACaacattatacatatttattttacatacaatggatataaaatTTGACACACTTCTGCTgaaatctcatttttttttgtaaaaataagtttgattatgaaaaatgtgaaattacaatcagaaacattttagaaaaaaaggggagagaaaaaaacttACCAATAACTTGGCTGCATCTTACCAACGTCATGCTTTTCAACCAGTGTTGAAGCAATGGTCTGTAAAGAGCTTAAAAACATGCATGCATTCAATCTCAGTTgttgaaatgtatcagtcaaCTTTATACACCTTTAAagattcatattcatatatatatatatatatatatatatatatatatacaatataagattcacttttgtatataaatataatataaaattgcCGAAAGCATAATTCAGAGATGGATTATGGTGCCACTATTACCATGGCGACTTATTTCCCTCCACAGTGCCTCAGGAGGAGGGAGAGCCCTGCCAGATGTCTGTTGTGTTGCAAAATGGCCGTAATTACCTTGGTGAAAACGTCAATTACTCCAAATTCTCCCACTGCTGATGCAGTAGCTTCTCCAGCACTAACAATTACTTGATCCAAGTCTCATAAACAGTCATTTTAGATTCATTTTGAAAGAAACACTTTTTGTGTTGGATTGTAGCTGAAAGAACATAGTAACATCGTTACAGGCTACTAGATGTGACCAATACATGAGACCCAAAACACagataattgtttgtttgtgcaatgtttgtgttgttttaagtAGTTTTATCACATTAGGTGAGCTAGTCAAATTCCTAGCGAGAGACTTGCTGTTGCCTCCTTAACTAAGTGGAGATAACATCAGATTTCATAGAGGTTTGATGTGGTTTGCCTCAGGTGAGATAAGATAGGGACTGAATGAGTAAGACAGAAGAGTCATGCTGGTTGAGATCTTCATACTACATTAGCAAAGTTGAGTCATTCTACCGGCGTGACTTTACACCCAGTAACAACCACAAACATTAGCCAAGTAACAAAATCTTGAATTTCTTTTCTTGTCTATTCCTTTATTTAGGTTTGGGTTTAAAACAAAAGCAAGTTGTGTTAATTCCCACTAACCAGTGGCTACAAATGAACAAGGTGAAAATAAAAGCTAATTAATTTGCACGCATTCACTTTGGATCTCCGTAAAACATTTTTCGATGTTACTCAAAAGCAATTCATTACATATGCATGAAGAATGATTGTTAATTATAATAGAGTTACAAAACAATTCACTTTACGGCAAGccaatttttcttttgtttgaacTTTATGACAACATGCTGAGAGCTGTAATCTTTTAATATGTGCAGTGATGGATTTCATCTGCTACAACATATTCTCTGATAAGAGACTGACCAAGTGATGAGCCTCATGTCTGCAAAAATATACCGACCACCAATTGGCAAACTTCTATTTTAAATGGTAGCTGGAAGCTATTTTAAAtggtggagtttttttttaagtataatcAGTCCTTAATTGCGTTATTCTCAAGTACAGAAAATGAGGGATCAGGATTATGGGCACTTGTGGCATAATAAGGTGTAGGACACATAAACCATGCCATTATATCTGCAATAATATTTTAGCACCATTCCATGGGTTAAACATGGAATGGTCAtaaattttgtgtttgtttgtgaaatgttcgaaaaataatattataatgcaCATGCATTCAAGTATTGTTTCATCTTGAGAATCATATTAAAGGGAGTCAGTGAAGTGAGGGTAACCCACTGGATTAAACAACGCTGGCATGCCTGAACAACACCAGCTTCAGAAGGTAATTGACTCAACCCTAAACACGGTTAGAAGAGATGCCATCAGGCATAAAGCTATAAATTTTGTGGTAATTAGACAAAAGTCAGGACATGCAGTCATctgaaaacaataataaaatctttCTTCCTCATTCCATATTATTTAGATCTAGGTAAGcttgtcattttgttttctaaatctATAATAGACTAAATCTATTTTATACTTATAATATATTCACATAAACAAGAAGGCGAAGAGAGACAATATCTAACACAAGACCATAGAGAAAGTAATTTAAGCAGCATTATGGACACATTTACAGAAGAATGATGGTTTTGGAAAACCATTAGATGAATTCTGgcaagtataaaaataaaaaaaccttgaaCATAGTGTTCAGGTTTTCTGCCTTTTATAAATCTTGGCAACCCATCCAGCTTTAACAAACTTTCCAAGGCTATGTCCCTTCAAATATCATGTTGGGCAAAGATCCATTttaacaaacatgttttttttaaaaagt
The DNA window shown above is from Tachysurus fulvidraco isolate hzauxx_2018 chromosome 13, HZAU_PFXX_2.0, whole genome shotgun sequence and carries:
- the rassf9 gene encoding ras association domain-containing protein 9 is translated as MAPFGKNFLKARQKSKSKETEETPAKEIQVLVGKEEKVVSGVTKHTTCADLVQALLKDHKTIPESKRVLHGEPKEFCLLERWKGFERALPPLTRILRLWNAWGDERPFIQFVLVKTSEFVPKRSSKCKGFRSKRWEQGPTQYARNVPVERQKRMVKKAFRKLEKMQRAGSSDGSEEIDKMVQLIISQDYTIRQQLNKIRELDLELQLVDQQLKESSLHDSKISERASSPMLSLSIFQCEDQLQEYLYTSDGIAQLDQQVLRHKELIDELSRDIDLELRKAVCTLDSEELEGATAVNPALEFDSIYALSSAESLEMDKLQSELEASMRAGISLHTQTQDLEMELQQNTTLLQSRNQEYQHLIAQLTALQLEDCAEPPNSAYLKSPAWPGASQKTTVTLRQKLSPSDVTDTDSDTGISSTHSQDSLSPCMDSLPPLDTDV